GTACAAAGATTATAGCTTAATAATGCATAAATTATAATAAGAGATCAATCTATGTACAGGAGTACTATCTGACGTATAGTCAAAGTAATCGTCCCAAGAACTCATTGATCGATCAAGTGATGGTACATGTTAATTAAATTAGTGTACTGAAGATGCATCTACAAGCAAATATTTATTCTAAGCAGTAAATCGAGATCATATAGCTAGTAATTATCCCATTAACATCATACTACCATAGAATAACCAAAAAATATTTCTCAACTGTCACTTCTCAAGTTAAATACAACTTTATCTCTAAATAACAGAAGTTAATCCTAATACTCAAAATGCTAAAGTTTCAGTTAGTTGCAATGTTTCCTCACGTTTAAAGATTTTTCTTAAAAGCACACATGATGTAACTTTTTACTGTATACGGTAACCAAGTTATAGTTGTGGTATACAAGCTGCATCCACCATTCACAGTATCTAAGTATTAATATATGATAACAAATAAGAGCTATTGCAAGTTACAAAGTTTAAAAGAGATAACCTTTTATCCTTCTAAGTTCCTTGCAAAGCGTTATGAAGTCACCCCACTTCATGTGACAACGTCGAATAAACCGAAGAATCTGTTCGGTTGTAAACATTGACATACCTTCAAGATATTCTCCATTAACACCATTTTCTTTGAATGTTTGGCGGTACCCGCCCAAATTTATCTCCTCCAACCATAGCCCAACATCCTGCAATTACAAATTTTGACCACACCATGTCAACCACCCAACAATCTCTTTTCATCGACGCAGAATAATACTTCTtttaaatagaaaaaaaatattaataaaagaCCCTGTACACACATGTTCTTTACAGTTCAATGGTCCATCACCATAAATGATATGTAAGAGCACACGGTGTCTTCCGTCGTTTTCGCCCTCACCACTCACCGACGCCGGGATTGACCTTCGGTTCGACACCCGACAGGTGTCGATCTCGCCATCGGTCCTCGAAGTCGAGCCATCGACGGTGGAAAATATGACCGTTTTTTGTTTGTGTTTTAAGTTTTGACTCCAGCGGCGGCTAGTATTCAATACAAATGAAGACCAAAGTGGACACTGAAATGGACATTGTGGACACATCCACCCATGTCACTCCCATGTCATTTCGAGGTCCATTTAATTTAAGACCTTGAAATGGATATTGAAAAATGGACACGGACAACTCGTGCTCTAACCTTATGAGTTTCTGATCACTGGTTAGCTAATAGACACTAccatataatcattatcattatatgtaattatatataaacttaattaaagtTTGATTGACGAATTGGCACAAAATGATTATAATTATGAGCAAAACTAAAAAATTACTCCGTCCAAACATATGTAGCTATCTATGCATCTATAAATTACCAAACTTacgataaggatttttttttttttacatattcaGTAACAAAACGCCCAATTACACATCACTGATTACTATTTATAGAACACAATTGAATCAAAACAGATGTAATTGAGACAAATGATAAATCAAATATATACCTCAACGGTCCAAATGAAGAAATCAAGCGGCTCTGGTGGCCGTTCTTTGCTCATCTCACGAAATCAACAAAACCTAGAAAAAAAGATCCTAATTTTTTTAAATGAAATCAAAAATTGAAGAAGAAAGAAACAAAAGAATCGAATGGAATAGAATTACGGATCAAAAGGTGATGAATCGAATTAGGTATATTTGATTGATTCAACTCATAAGATACTGAAATAGAACGTCAAaatgcccttttttttttttttttttttttttttttgcttttgttTATGGAGTGTGTATTTtgtgtgagagagaaagaataGCAGGGGGGGGTTAAGAAAGTAAGGTTTTTTGTAGTTTGTACCCAAGCAAAAGCAAAGCTTGTATCTATGTGACCCAAAGTCTCTTTTGTTTGTCAGCGTTTTGACACGTGGGCCCTACCTAGCATGCTTTTGCCATTATATTTTCCATGTTGTGcctttaaattattttttttaactatTTATTCTCTTTAcacatttaatattttaatattttaatgcGAGTATTATATAAGGGGGTGATTTTTACACAcactttttgatcctcacacatcaATTTAAagaaattgagtattattagaagagtaaaaggttgaaATAGGTGTGTGATgatcaaaaaagggtgtgttagaatcatcctcTATTATATAACTACTCCATTTTTTTAAACTAGTTGTGGAGCACTTGCTTCTTGTCGggtgctccgttttgaatgcgagttaaaaaaaaaatgttgatctattttatatataaaaaaaatggcatctaacattgaagggttgttcctttgtgaaagttgcttcttttggtagcattgaagggttgttccttttatgaaagttgcttttttatcgtttgagacaaCAAAAAAAAGGAGCACAGTAGtagcgtggtgagtgttattattcaatatttttagtgttagtgatgggataaataatattttagaatataggtataaaatggggggttcgatttgtattttaataaagttAGGGAGTTGGGTGTGTGAAAAATAAAAtactaaatagtactattcataactaataagataaattttgtctattagttatattagtaattatatatcGGAAAAGTGACTGAAACAGAATTTTTTTTACTGGTGTGggtgaaaaaaaaaatcaaaagtgtAGCAATTGTTTTtgataaaatatgaatatttttgagtaAAAATACAATTTCAtatctgccatgaagtatccacccatggcacctttctcATATCATTTGAGGGTAAAGGGGAagagtgtaacaccccgttttcccgtgcgtgtttaaaggtacaaccttaattattagcacgcttaaaacttgttcgttatgtgattaaatgagctacgGTTTTAGTTGTCGTataagtgtatatgtgtgtgtgtgtgtgtgtgtgtgtgtatatatatatatatatatatatatatatatatatatatatatatatatatatttgaactagaaaaaatccgaccgcgcgttgctgcggttgtattcgacgcgcggtccaatttggatatacgatgtccgtttcgcttatagttagtcgtgttgtatatgtatatatatgtatgtaatataacccgaaatatttattttttctaacgatgtccgtttcgcgtatagttagtcgcgttgtgttcgtaaaattatttcgagttgaacggtggtctcggaaaaatttaactcgcaccgagcgttaatatagggcccgttatttagtgtttttttaacgatgtccgttttgcatatagttagtcccgttgggttcgtgagattttttcgagttgaacggtggcctcggaaaaatttaactcgcaccgagcgagaagatagggcccgttataaattcgggtggagtaaggtttttttattttaattaaattataaatttacgttttttacccctgaaaaagtgtaaagttgaggggttgttgtgtaatttgtgcgaaagttggaggGCCATTTGTAGTGTgagcgcaaactcaaaacgacaactcgttaaaactgaaacgaccaaaaatgggaggaggtttagtatataagtataatataatataatataatataatataatataatgcgtgcgtgtacgtgtttatgtatgtgtcgcgatggtgttgagtcgtgtgagacttaagggcgaagcttagacgtgcataggaatagtgaacgaggtgtgctagttgtatgaaccttcgttttatgatttgttgtcaaagtgaccaggaacaggccaattccgcgccgcgaggaatggggccgcgacgcgacaaacaaagcaaatccagatcagaacttgagttaagaagggtcatttttccttcgttatgtcgcgccgcgacaaaggagccgcgccgcgacacctctgcaattctgactccgaattctattcaaattaaatagggtttaggggcaatttggtctttttacgtgtagatctggttggagcctttaatatcaaccacttatcttatttttcttatttcttttccattttctttcacattttcctctcaaatcctaaaacccacttagattaaactctatatttgaaggtgaagttttgtgaatcagtcttagaagcaagaattaaagttgctctccttgttattagctacaagaggatagttttggtaagtctcaactctaagttttgagttttaattagtttaagctagggttggttcatatggaactagtgtgacccatttgagggataaatgggtgggtttttgggttggattgttgaaaggaaaccctaaataactattatctagggtttggtcttgtgatttgaggttgtaagtgctaaatgatgttgttagtcaataatgcacttttaaaaggatgaaagagttgttattgtgtaagtttgacttgatttgtgagtcaaagagtcaaaagagcactagttggcctaatcgggtgaaatggttatgaaatgcaccaagtttatgttagttgatgttattaaaccctaatcactagcttttagtaatttatgacgaggcatggccattaatgggcggttttggtgtagttgagtcatttaatgcaaacgggtcaataaatgctcaagggttagtggttggcatttaattcaactagattgtatgttaataaatgcataatgtaataggtacgttacattgaagggttgcaagctcggttagctttcacaagggacttgaggtgagtgaaaaatctatatatgtatgtatatgatttacgtgccgtattaatggtatcacatagccgttttgtgaccatagttgtgagacatagccgttttgtccacgttttatatttatgcacatagccgtgtttgtgcacatagtgacgagtaatagccgtgttttactcccacgttattatccgtgttattgtgcacatagccgtgtttgtgtacatgattgtgagtaatagccgtgttttactcacatgttgatcaagtgatgccatagccatttttggaaacacttgggggtgatgccatagccgtttttggaacacctcgggggttagtataccatagccgtgtttgggagctaacagttgttatgaacatcgatgacttgtttcgcgaagtcattcccttgcgaagaattgtgttaaccatgggttatagttgttaacgttaacattttaattaatgctatgattactatgctattaatgttgctagttgtacgatttgatgatactagcttgtttatcgagatgttatgtgattgtgtgcgttatatgatatcgtggatccgtgtggtaagtcttatatgcatgtatatatttattctactcactaagctttgcttacccctctcgttgtttatctttttagatgcaggcgcggacaagggcaagggggtcgttgggcactaggtgtcccttgttgttgttatgttggagcttttggaagttggcatagttttgggtagtttagtcccaaaccatgctcggaacatcgtttggtttataaactatcatttgtaatgggtcaaacttgtattaaactttattcgtggccctcgtgcctattgtaaacaattaattgttgtgcgttttaaatagaactcgtgaaatgggttacatatttaattgcgtgtaattgtgttgtataaaaaaaatatatttatcgtaaggattacgggttgggttgttacaaagagGGTTTAACTTGGTCGTgatcttggatcggtttcaaggtttcttcTCGggtagcgatgggggcggggttattatcgttgcatcggcatagtcgaaacgggagatgacgggttgggttgttacaagtggtatcggagcatggtctaagggatttaggtgacttgagataggcgcctagacttagacttttatgttattgaattatatgcgggacttgtagaactacgggtcagtgcggggtttgattagttctttgatgcataagtggacaactatgctatgttatgatgttactaatcatgtgttgttgttttgaacatcgagcaagatggttgtgatacgtctgagcatggcacggcatgtgagcgtaatagtgagtcgcgaccactattacggttgcaagtcaagtcaagcaaggatgtgcgacaagtatcgagctagatgtggtgtgtgtgcggtcatatgcataggtatatatgtgtattaaattgttggtgatgtctaatccatttttaatctttagaatgaagacgagaaacagaacgattacgaatggcaatggtggtccctctcatgtggaggaagatgagatgactaccaaaattgagaccgctttagaaaactatgtttcggttttctcacgaagggttaaacaaatattcgaagagtcggtttcggaacaaattgtcgatatgattcaagaacgaatgaccaatgccgtcaaggaggaagttgaaaggaggtttcctagacctcaaaatgtgggcgaattggagtttagctataagaacttcttggcgactaagcctcctcactttcacggggatcccgaccccatgaagagtgcggcttggatttccgatgttgaaggttgttttcgcacgaccgagtgccctcccaaaaagaaaacaaggcttgctactagtttgttaaggggccatgctaaagattggctcgatggcaagattgatatggtgggtgatgcggcttttgtggggttatcttgggcggatttcaagaaggagtttttccttgaatatcgtacgcaagcggatctttccaaattgcgcaacgagttaaggaacatgcgtcaagggtctttggacctaaacactcttaaaaccaactttctcgccaaggcacgtttttgtcccgagtatgcgggaaatgatcaaatgctaatggaagactttcatgcaacccttagagatgatttaaagggtaaaattagtatcggtcatgttgaaactttcgctaagcttttggcggtggcaaaagggtttgaagcacaagctccgagtccggtttcggttagttatgggtcgagcaaaagaaaatttggagcgcctagttactccaacaagaagagcaagggtgtgtccgaaagcgtcggaagtatgaagaagggtggttcgaatacttttacgcctacttgttatagttgtgggaagccgggtcattacgctcgtgattgtttgatcaagacggtcacgtgctttaattgtcaaaagacggggcaccggaaggcggaatgtcccgaattatcaaacgaccaagtaaagaggctagagaaggcggcggggtcggctagggggtgtaactacttgatgacgaatgatgaagccaaacaatccaacgaagtcgtctcaggtactttcatggttaactctaatccggcaaggattctatttgatagcggtgcaaatttatcgtttgtgtcaccaaaatttgtgcctaaacttaataaaccgttagctaagttaagtcgtccggtagaagtcgaaatagcgaatgGCAAGGCGGTTCTAGtaattgatgtgtgtaaagattgtaatgtggtgtttggttccgagaactttaaaattgatctcatcccgatgaccttgggtgattttgatatcgtggttggtatggattggctcgatcataatagggccgatattgcatgccatgagaaatccattcgtgtgaagacccctagtgggagagagctaattattcatggtgataaacgaaggagaccggtgccgatatacacttttgcacgggcacgtcgtctcgttgttaccggttgaaatgtcccgttcttattgattaaaaacgttccatattaattcatttcgttgcgaggttttgacctctatatgagacgtttttcaaagactgcattcattttaaaataaaccataacctttatttcataaataaaggtttaaaaagctttacgtagattatcaaataatgataatctaaaatatcctgtttacacacgaccattacataatggtttacaatata
This genomic window from Rutidosis leptorrhynchoides isolate AG116_Rl617_1_P2 chromosome 2, CSIRO_AGI_Rlap_v1, whole genome shotgun sequence contains:
- the LOC139891015 gene encoding uncharacterized protein, whose product is MSKERPPEPLDFFIWTVEDVGLWLEEINLGGYRQTFKENGVNGEYLEGMSMFTTEQILRFIRRCHMKWGDFITLCKELRRIKVACLKGEQKVRRPWWAPSCLSIVFVRVAKRNRQSRVVSMKLEP